A genomic window from Streptomyces sp. HUAS YS2 includes:
- a CDS encoding SCP2 sterol-binding domain-containing protein, translating into MATIEECRSALDRLSDNLARANGDVRGAAALDRTLSCHLTDLSATFTGRLADGRIEDVVTVSGPPPAKAQIRLAMTGDDLVAMVDGELNFAKAWASGRVRLEAGFRDLLRLRSLL; encoded by the coding sequence ATGGCCACGATCGAGGAGTGCCGCAGCGCACTCGACAGACTTTCGGACAATCTCGCGCGGGCGAACGGCGACGTACGTGGTGCCGCGGCGCTCGACCGCACCCTCAGCTGCCACCTCACGGACCTCTCAGCCACTTTCACCGGCCGCCTCGCGGACGGCCGGATCGAGGACGTGGTCACGGTGTCCGGACCGCCGCCCGCGAAGGCGCAGATCCGGCTGGCGATGACCGGCGACGACCTGGTGGCGATGGTGGACGGCGAGCTGAACTTCGCGAAGGCCTGGGCCTCCGGCCGGGTCAGGCTGGAGGCCGGCTTCCGCGATCTGCTGCGCCTCCGGTCACTTCTGTAG